The following coding sequences lie in one Maylandia zebra isolate NMK-2024a linkage group LG14, Mzebra_GT3a, whole genome shotgun sequence genomic window:
- the LOC101486474 gene encoding extracellular calcium-sensing receptor-like, with the protein MNTVYSDYTSMPEPAKCKGSLYTSELQSSRAMVFAIEEINNSTELLPGIRLGYQIYDSCASVPVAVHMAFQFLNSFDPVFSMDNNCSHSGMVMAVVGGSGSTTSISLSQVIRSFNIPQVSHFSTCSCLSDKQQYPNFFRTFPSDQFQAEAMAKLVKHFGWTWIGAVRSDSDFGNNGMASFLKAAQKEGICVEYSLSFHRTYPHSRIQRVADVIRRSTAMVVVALLSLGDMRALLEELSYEPSPSRQWIGSFWVTNPELMRFSFCAGAIGFGIPKSRIPGLRDFLLNLSPSQVASSQILTEFWEDAFNCTLTKNATAKKKVCDGNEDIQNLQNQYTDTSQLRVTNMAYMAVYAVAHAIHNAVCQEIDGTVECDKLTKLESKQILIELKKVNFSQNGYDVSFDANGDPVAIYELVNWQKSENGVTEIVAVGLYDASWPVGQEFQIDKNITWMEGSMKVPVSVCTDSCPPGTRKVLQKGKPICCYDCTACPEGEISNSTDSTDCLPCQKEFWPNKKRDTCIPKPVEYLSFQDLLGIILATFSVIGACLTIVTAAVFFCHRKTPIVRANNSELSFLLLISLTLCFLCSLTFIGAPSEWSCMLRHTAFGITFVLCISCVLGKTIVVLMAFKATIPGSNVMKWFGPPQQRMTVVSFTFIQVLICTVWLVVNPPFPIKNLTTYKEKIILECALGSAAGFWAVLGYLGILAAFCFVLAVLARKLPDNFNEAKLITISMLIFCTVWITFIPAYVSSPGKFTVVVEIFAILASSFGLIMCIFAPKCFIILFKPEKNTKKYLINKNQL; encoded by the exons ATGAACACAGTTTACAGTGACTACACCAGCATGCCTGAGCCTGCAAAATGCAAAGGAAG CCTTTACACCAGTGAACTGCAATCATCACGTGCAATGGTTTTTGCCATAGAAGAGATTAACAACAGCACAGAGCTGCTGCCCGGAATCAGGCTCGGGTATCAGATCTATGACTCATGTGCATCAGTGCCTGTAGCAGTGCACATGGCATTTCAGTTTCTAAATAGCTTCGACCCTGTGTTTTCCATGGATAACAATTGCTCACATTCTGGTATGGTGATGGCTGTTGTTGGTGGCTCTGGGTCTACGACATCCATCAGTTTGTCCCAAGTCATCAGGTCCTTTAACATTCCCCAA GTGAGCCACTTTTCAACATGCTCATGCTTGTCTGACAAGCAGCAGTACCCCAATTTTTTCAGAACATTTCCCAGTGACCAGTTCCAAGCTGAAGCAATGGCCAAGCTGGTAAAACACTTTGGCTGGACTTGGATAGGTGCTGTTCGGTCAGATTCGGATTTTGGAAATAACGGCATGGCTTCATTTCTAAAAGCAGCACAGAAAGAGGGGATCTGTGTGGAGTACTCTCTTTCTTTCCATCGAACATACCCACATAGCAGAATTCAGAGAGTAGCAGATGTTATCCGCAG GTCTACAGCCATGGTTGTTGTGGCACTTCTATCTTTAGGGGACATGAGGGCACTGTTGGAGGAGCTATCATATGAGCCTTCCCCGTCTCGCCAGTGGATTGGCAGTTTCTGGGTAACTAACCCAGAATTAATGAGGTTCAGTTTCTGTGCTGGGGCCATTGGATTTGGGATTCCAAAGTCTAGAATCCCAGGCCTCAGAGACTTCCTGCTGAATCTGTCCCCCTCACAAGTGGCGTCTTCTCAAATACTTACTGAGTTCTGGGAGGATGCATTTAACTGCACACTGACCAAAA ATGCCACTGCAAAGAAGAAAGTATGTGATGGAAATGAAGACatacagaatctgcaaaaccAGTACACTGACACATCACAGCTCAGAGTTACTAACATGGCGTACATGGCCGTGTATGCAGTAGCACATGCCATCCATAATGCAGTGTGCCAGGAAATAGATGGCACTGTAGAGTGTGACAAGTTAACCAAGTTAGAATCCAAACAG ATTTTAATTGAGCTGAAGAAAGTAAATTTTTCCCAAAATGGCTATGATGTGTCATTTGACGCTAATGGGGATCCTGTGGCTATTTATGAACTGGTTAACTGGCAGAAAAGTGAAAACGGCGTGACTGAGATAGTGGCTGTAGGGCTGTATGATGCATCATGGCCCGTGGGCCAGGAATTCCAGATAGACAAAAACATTACCTGGATGGAGGGTAGCATGAAA GTGCCAGTGTCAGTGTGCACGGACAGTTGTCCTCCAGGAACTCGTAAAGTGTTGCAGAAAGGAAAACCCATCTGCTGCTATGACTGTACAGCATGTCCTGAGGGGGAGATCAGTAATAGTACAG ATTCGACTGATTGTTTACCATGTCAAAAGGAATTCTGGCCTAACAAAAAGAGAGACACTTGCATCCCTAAGCCTGTAGAGTATCTTTCCTTTCAAGACCTCCTAGGAATTATCCTGGCTACATTCTCAGTCATTGGTGCCTGTCTGACCATCGTAACTGCGGCTGTATTCTTTTGTCATAGGAAAACTCCAATTGTCCGAGCCAACAACTCTGAGCTGAGCTTCCTGCTGCTCATCTCACTGACTCTGTGTTTCTTATGTTCATTAACTTTCATTGGAGCACCATCAGAGTGGTCCTGCATGCTGCGTCACACTGCATTTGGGATCACCTTTGTACTCTGTATCTCCTGTGTACTTGGGAAAACTATAGTGGTTTTAATGGCTTTTAAAGCTACAATTCCAGGTAGTAATGTCATGAAATGGTTTGGTCCTCCACAGCAAAGAATGACTGTTGTGTCTTTCACCTTTATTCAAGTTTTAATTTGTACTGTTTGGTTGGTAGTGAACCCTCCCTTTCCAATAAAAAATCTAACCACGTACAAGGAGAAAATCATATTGGAATGTGCATTAGGCTCTGCTGCTGGCTTCTGGGCTGTGCTTGGATACTTAGGCATACTTGCTgccttttgctttgttttagcaGTCTTAGCCCGCAAATTACCTGATAATTTCAATGAAGCCAAGCTTATCACCATCAGCATGTTGATATTTTGTACTGTCTGGATCACATTTATCCCAGCATATGTCAGCTCTCCTGGGAAATTCACTGTAGTTGTGGAGATTTTTGCAATTCTGGCCTCCAGCTTTGGACTAATAATGTGTATATTTGCTCCCAAGTGTTTTATCATATTGTTTAAGCCTGAGAAGAACACTAAGAAATATTTAATCAACAAAAATCAGTTATAG